The window TACTATAtgtatcatctcctcaacctcgtCATCAATCTCCAACTATCGAACAATATGAGTGCTTTCTCTTGAGAATCGTCTAGATATGCACTCGTGTCTATAAGTAGCTCAACCACCTCCACAACAAATATAATAGGGAGCTCCTCATaatggcggggaagttggatcgcCTTGTAGACATTGaaaactgcttcctcgttgtccaccctcataatcaatTTTCCCTCTCTCACTTTAATAATTGCATCATCTGTATCCAAGAGAGGTCGTCctaatatgattggaacttgttcatcagcctcataATCTAGGATAATGAAGTCCGCTAGGAAGAtgaatttcccaatttgcagtaacacatcttcaatcactccttcaagGTAAGTTATGGATCTATAAGCTATTTGCAGCATCAtagtggttggtcttggagctcccatACCCAATTGCTTGAACAAGGACAAGGGCATCTGATTTATGCTCACTCCCAAATCACAAAAAGCACGGGCCGCATCAATACTACTAATTCGCACAAGGATGGTGAAGCTTCCAaggtccttaagcttttgagggagcttgttttggaccctcaAATTGCACTCCTCAATATGTGCGACTGTCTCGAATTCAGTCGATCTCCTCTTGTGAGTCACTATATCTTTGATGTTGTCATGAACCTAaaccaaccc is drawn from Nicotiana tomentosiformis chromosome 12, ASM39032v3, whole genome shotgun sequence and contains these coding sequences:
- the LOC138902990 gene encoding uncharacterized protein — encoded protein: MPLSLFKQLGMGAPRPTTMMLQIAYRSITYLEGVIEDVLLQIGKFIFLADFIILDYEADEQVPIILGRPLLDTDDAIIKVREGKLIMRVDNEEAVFNVYKAIQLPRHYEELPIIFVVEVVELLIDTSAYLDDSQEKALILFDSWRLMTRLRR